A genomic window from Shewanella vesiculosa includes:
- the rsmD gene encoding 16S rRNA (guanine(966)-N(2))-methyltransferase RsmD has product MAKKNTSSGQVRIISGQWRSRKLPIHDLEGLRPTTDRVRETLFNWLANDIRGARVLDCFAGSGALSLEALSRYASFATMIELQKNAANQLKQNLATLQCQNAQVINGDSLQILAKGTSTGFDMVFIDPPFRKDLVNNTIELLMQHQWLNPNAQIYLETESELTSFNVPATWVALKEKKAGQVCYRLYQYQPNNTELSAD; this is encoded by the coding sequence ATGGCTAAAAAAAATACCAGCAGCGGTCAGGTGCGGATTATTTCAGGTCAATGGCGATCTCGAAAGCTACCCATACATGATCTTGAAGGTTTACGCCCAACAACCGATCGTGTGCGCGAAACCTTATTTAATTGGCTTGCTAACGATATTCGTGGCGCCAGAGTACTTGATTGCTTCGCTGGCAGTGGCGCATTATCCCTCGAAGCTTTATCCCGTTATGCCAGCTTTGCAACCATGATTGAACTGCAAAAAAATGCGGCTAATCAGCTAAAACAAAATCTTGCCACCCTGCAATGCCAAAATGCACAGGTTATTAATGGCGATAGTTTACAAATACTTGCAAAAGGCACTTCAACAGGATTTGATATGGTGTTTATCGATCCGCCGTTTCGTAAAGATTTAGTAAACAACACCATTGAGTTATTGATGCAACATCAATGGTTAAACCCCAATGCACAAATTTATCTCGAAACCGAATCAGAATTGACCTCATTCAATGTGCCAGCTACCTGGGTTGCCTTAAAAGAAAAAAAGGCAGGTCAAGTATGTTATCGACTGTACCAATATCAGCCAAACAATACCGAATTATCGGCCGATTAA
- a CDS encoding DUF1145 domain-containing protein: MPISINDIVLIGKTATLSMWCLVAYGWFIFSADVRLFINVLACITAVMHLLLVLITFLKNPRNNKPAAHYRAILLWGVFALFEHYHSQHSSPLINSINK; this comes from the coding sequence ATGCCGATATCAATAAACGATATTGTACTTATTGGTAAAACGGCTACTTTGTCGATGTGGTGTTTGGTGGCTTACGGCTGGTTTATTTTCAGCGCAGACGTTCGGCTCTTTATTAATGTATTAGCCTGTATTACCGCGGTGATGCACCTGCTACTAGTACTCATCACATTCTTAAAAAATCCCCGTAACAACAAGCCTGCGGCACATTATCGGGCGATTTTGCTTTGGGGAGTATTTGCGCTATTTGAGCACTATCATTCACAGCACTCTAGCCCGCTTATTAACAGCATCAACAAGTAA